Proteins from a genomic interval of Phlebotomus papatasi isolate M1 chromosome 3, Ppap_2.1, whole genome shotgun sequence:
- the LOC129807052 gene encoding dual specificity tyrosine-phosphorylation-regulated kinase 2 isoform X4, producing MIQVQVQIDNDKCRRDREVRLSGSRIDLSALCGGPRGGRNGTTDALGNSLPPLSPQSNNNPSPTDHLESKSIPMTPSEVLELYNSRLTDYERQEVEKYPEIWYLGLDACKINAKPGTALNCGYDYDNGSYNKVVHDHICYRYEILEVIGKGSFGQVIRALDHKTNQHVAIKIIRNKKRFHHQALVEVKILDELRKKDKDGSHNVIHMLDYFYFRNHLCISFELMSLNLYELIKKNNYQGFSLSLIRRFCNSIIKCLRLLYQENIIHCDLKPENVLLKQRGSSSIKVIDFGSSCYAHRKVYTYIQSRFYRSPEVILGLPYGTPIDMWSLGCILAELYTGYPLFPGENEAEQLACIMEVLGVPPEDLINQATRKRLFFDSRGSPRSVINSKGRKRKPGTKTLASALRCSDSLFIDFVSRCLEWDYTKRMTPEEAAKHEWLQPSGSSSYNHSKAMNREAQQQSQEVDTSVSDNQPTAVVAQTFQQPKYQRTLPQTPNNTTLPEIKTPSMKGALKTQRERFKGLTSSTTDLDSVASAAQAHGQAHGPAYSLHRLYNSRKSTTNATQSSAKYSGMSHSQSTGDVTAMFGRA from the exons GTGCAAATAGACAATGACAAGTGTCGAAGGGATCGTGAGGTGCGTTTGTCGGGATCAAGAATTGATCTATCTGCCCTCTGTGGAGGCCCTAGAGGTGGTCGCAATGGCACAACAGATGCATTGGGAAACTCTCTTCCGCCTCTTAGTCCACAGAGCAACAACAATCCATCACCCACTGACCATCTGGAGTCTAAGTCAATTCCCATGACACCCTCAG AGGTGTTGGAATTGTACAACAGCCGACTGACAGACTATGAAAGACAGGAAGTagaaaaatatcctgaaatttGGTATCTTGGCTTGGATGCGTGCAAAATCAATGCAAAACCAGGAACAGCACTGAATTGTGGATATGACTATGACAATGGCAGCTACAATAAG GTTGTACATGATCATATCTGCTACCGATATGAAATTTTAGAGGTGATCGGCAAAGGCAGTTTCGGCCAGGTTATCCGGGCATTAGATCACAAAACCAATCAGCATGTAGCTATCAAAATTATAAGGAATAAGAAGAGATTTCATCATCAAGCCTTGGTGGAAGTCAAAATTCTCGATGAATTGCGAAAGAAAGA cAAGGACGGATCTCATAATGTTATACACATGCTGGATTACTTCTATTTCCGGAATCACCTCTGTATCAGCTTTGAATTGATGAG CCTAAATTTGTACGAACTGATCAAGAAGAATAACTATCAAGGATTCAGTTTGAGCTTGATAAGAAGATTTTGCAATTCAATAATCAAATGCCTGAGACTCTTGTACcaagaaaatattattcattgtgATCTCAAACCG GAAAATGTTCTACTGAAGCAACGAGGAAGTAGTTCTATTAAGGTTATTGACTTTGGAAGCTCTTGCTATGCACACCGAAAAGTTTACACCTACATCCAGTCGCGCTTCTACAGATCACCAGAAGTTATCCTGGGTCTGCCATATGGAACACCAATCGACATGTGGAGTCTTG GATGTATTCTAGCAGAACTCTATACGGGATATCCACTGTTTCCCGGAGAAAATGAAGCCGAACAATTGGCATGTATTATGGAAGTGTTAGGTGTACCTCCAGAAGATTTGATTAATCAAGCAACAAGAAAACGCTTGTTTTTCG ATTCACGTGGAAGCCCACGAAGTGTCATCAACTCCAAGGGAAGGAAGAGGAAGCCTGGAACCAAGACCCTTGCTTCTGCTCTTCGCTGTAGTGATAGTTTGTTCATAGATTTTGTCAGCAGATGCCTAGA GTGGGACTATACAAAGAGAATGACTCCTGAGGAGGCAGCGAAGCATGAATGGCTGCAACCGAGTGGATCATCCTCCTACAATCACTCCAAGGCGATGAATCGTGAAGCACAGCAGCAGTCTCAGGAAGTTGATACATCTGTGAGTGATAATCAACCGACTGCAGTCGTAGCACAGACCTTTCAGCAGCCAAAGTACCAGAGAACTCTACCCCAGACTCCCAATAATACAACGTTGCCAGAGATTAAGACGCCATCAATGAAGGGCGCCCTAAAGACACAACGAGAGAGATTCAAAG GGCTCACATCGTCCACGACTGATCTCGATAGTGTCGCATCAGCAGCTCAGGCCCATGGTCAGGCACATGGTCCTGCGTATTCCCTGCATCGACTCTACAATTCACGCAAATCCACAACTAATGCCACCCAGAGCAGTGCCAAGTACAGCGGGATGTCGCATTCGCAGAGTACGGGCGACGTTACTGCTATGTTTGGGAGAGCTTGA
- the LOC129807052 gene encoding dual specificity tyrosine-phosphorylation-regulated kinase 2 isoform X1, protein MLDREPVQIDNDKCRRDREVRLSGSRIDLSALCGGPRGGRNGTTDALGNSLPPLSPQSNNNPSPTDHLESKSIPMTPSEVLELYNSRLTDYERQEVEKYPEIWYLGLDACKINAKPGTALNCGYDYDNGSYNKVVHDHICYRYEILEVIGKGSFGQVIRALDHKTNQHVAIKIIRNKKRFHHQALVEVKILDELRKKDKDGSHNVIHMLDYFYFRNHLCISFELMSLNLYELIKKNNYQGFSLSLIRRFCNSIIKCLRLLYQENIIHCDLKPENVLLKQRGSSSIKVIDFGSSCYAHRKVYTYIQSRFYRSPEVILGLPYGTPIDMWSLGCILAELYTGYPLFPGENEAEQLACIMEVLGVPPEDLINQATRKRLFFDSRGSPRSVINSKGRKRKPGTKTLASALRCSDSLFIDFVSRCLEWDYTKRMTPEEAAKHEWLQPSGSSSYNHSKAMNREAQQQSQEVDTSVSDNQPTAVVAQTFQQPKYQRTLPQTPNNTTLPEIKTPSMKGALKTQRERFKGRELLRCVLLNPPNAGDSSAGLTSSTTDLDSVASAAQAHGQAHGPAYSLHRLYNSRKSTTNATQSSAKYSGMSHSQSTGDVTAMFGRA, encoded by the exons GTGCAAATAGACAATGACAAGTGTCGAAGGGATCGTGAGGTGCGTTTGTCGGGATCAAGAATTGATCTATCTGCCCTCTGTGGAGGCCCTAGAGGTGGTCGCAATGGCACAACAGATGCATTGGGAAACTCTCTTCCGCCTCTTAGTCCACAGAGCAACAACAATCCATCACCCACTGACCATCTGGAGTCTAAGTCAATTCCCATGACACCCTCAG AGGTGTTGGAATTGTACAACAGCCGACTGACAGACTATGAAAGACAGGAAGTagaaaaatatcctgaaatttGGTATCTTGGCTTGGATGCGTGCAAAATCAATGCAAAACCAGGAACAGCACTGAATTGTGGATATGACTATGACAATGGCAGCTACAATAAG GTTGTACATGATCATATCTGCTACCGATATGAAATTTTAGAGGTGATCGGCAAAGGCAGTTTCGGCCAGGTTATCCGGGCATTAGATCACAAAACCAATCAGCATGTAGCTATCAAAATTATAAGGAATAAGAAGAGATTTCATCATCAAGCCTTGGTGGAAGTCAAAATTCTCGATGAATTGCGAAAGAAAGA cAAGGACGGATCTCATAATGTTATACACATGCTGGATTACTTCTATTTCCGGAATCACCTCTGTATCAGCTTTGAATTGATGAG CCTAAATTTGTACGAACTGATCAAGAAGAATAACTATCAAGGATTCAGTTTGAGCTTGATAAGAAGATTTTGCAATTCAATAATCAAATGCCTGAGACTCTTGTACcaagaaaatattattcattgtgATCTCAAACCG GAAAATGTTCTACTGAAGCAACGAGGAAGTAGTTCTATTAAGGTTATTGACTTTGGAAGCTCTTGCTATGCACACCGAAAAGTTTACACCTACATCCAGTCGCGCTTCTACAGATCACCAGAAGTTATCCTGGGTCTGCCATATGGAACACCAATCGACATGTGGAGTCTTG GATGTATTCTAGCAGAACTCTATACGGGATATCCACTGTTTCCCGGAGAAAATGAAGCCGAACAATTGGCATGTATTATGGAAGTGTTAGGTGTACCTCCAGAAGATTTGATTAATCAAGCAACAAGAAAACGCTTGTTTTTCG ATTCACGTGGAAGCCCACGAAGTGTCATCAACTCCAAGGGAAGGAAGAGGAAGCCTGGAACCAAGACCCTTGCTTCTGCTCTTCGCTGTAGTGATAGTTTGTTCATAGATTTTGTCAGCAGATGCCTAGA GTGGGACTATACAAAGAGAATGACTCCTGAGGAGGCAGCGAAGCATGAATGGCTGCAACCGAGTGGATCATCCTCCTACAATCACTCCAAGGCGATGAATCGTGAAGCACAGCAGCAGTCTCAGGAAGTTGATACATCTGTGAGTGATAATCAACCGACTGCAGTCGTAGCACAGACCTTTCAGCAGCCAAAGTACCAGAGAACTCTACCCCAGACTCCCAATAATACAACGTTGCCAGAGATTAAGACGCCATCAATGAAGGGCGCCCTAAAGACACAACGAGAGAGATTCAAAGGTAGGGAATTGCTACGATGTGTCCTGCTGAATCCACCTAATGCTGGGGATTCTTCCGCAGGGCTCACATCGTCCACGACTGATCTCGATAGTGTCGCATCAGCAGCTCAGGCCCATGGTCAGGCACATGGTCCTGCGTATTCCCTGCATCGACTCTACAATTCACGCAAATCCACAACTAATGCCACCCAGAGCAGTGCCAAGTACAGCGGGATGTCGCATTCGCAGAGTACGGGCGACGTTACTGCTATGTTTGGGAGAGCTTGA
- the LOC129807052 gene encoding dual specificity tyrosine-phosphorylation-regulated kinase 2 isoform X3 produces MDNGLKVQIDNDKCRRDREVRLSGSRIDLSALCGGPRGGRNGTTDALGNSLPPLSPQSNNNPSPTDHLESKSIPMTPSEVLELYNSRLTDYERQEVEKYPEIWYLGLDACKINAKPGTALNCGYDYDNGSYNKVVHDHICYRYEILEVIGKGSFGQVIRALDHKTNQHVAIKIIRNKKRFHHQALVEVKILDELRKKDKDGSHNVIHMLDYFYFRNHLCISFELMSLNLYELIKKNNYQGFSLSLIRRFCNSIIKCLRLLYQENIIHCDLKPENVLLKQRGSSSIKVIDFGSSCYAHRKVYTYIQSRFYRSPEVILGLPYGTPIDMWSLGCILAELYTGYPLFPGENEAEQLACIMEVLGVPPEDLINQATRKRLFFDSRGSPRSVINSKGRKRKPGTKTLASALRCSDSLFIDFVSRCLEWDYTKRMTPEEAAKHEWLQPSGSSSYNHSKAMNREAQQQSQEVDTSVSDNQPTAVVAQTFQQPKYQRTLPQTPNNTTLPEIKTPSMKGALKTQRERFKGLTSSTTDLDSVASAAQAHGQAHGPAYSLHRLYNSRKSTTNATQSSAKYSGMSHSQSTGDVTAMFGRA; encoded by the exons GTGCAAATAGACAATGACAAGTGTCGAAGGGATCGTGAGGTGCGTTTGTCGGGATCAAGAATTGATCTATCTGCCCTCTGTGGAGGCCCTAGAGGTGGTCGCAATGGCACAACAGATGCATTGGGAAACTCTCTTCCGCCTCTTAGTCCACAGAGCAACAACAATCCATCACCCACTGACCATCTGGAGTCTAAGTCAATTCCCATGACACCCTCAG AGGTGTTGGAATTGTACAACAGCCGACTGACAGACTATGAAAGACAGGAAGTagaaaaatatcctgaaatttGGTATCTTGGCTTGGATGCGTGCAAAATCAATGCAAAACCAGGAACAGCACTGAATTGTGGATATGACTATGACAATGGCAGCTACAATAAG GTTGTACATGATCATATCTGCTACCGATATGAAATTTTAGAGGTGATCGGCAAAGGCAGTTTCGGCCAGGTTATCCGGGCATTAGATCACAAAACCAATCAGCATGTAGCTATCAAAATTATAAGGAATAAGAAGAGATTTCATCATCAAGCCTTGGTGGAAGTCAAAATTCTCGATGAATTGCGAAAGAAAGA cAAGGACGGATCTCATAATGTTATACACATGCTGGATTACTTCTATTTCCGGAATCACCTCTGTATCAGCTTTGAATTGATGAG CCTAAATTTGTACGAACTGATCAAGAAGAATAACTATCAAGGATTCAGTTTGAGCTTGATAAGAAGATTTTGCAATTCAATAATCAAATGCCTGAGACTCTTGTACcaagaaaatattattcattgtgATCTCAAACCG GAAAATGTTCTACTGAAGCAACGAGGAAGTAGTTCTATTAAGGTTATTGACTTTGGAAGCTCTTGCTATGCACACCGAAAAGTTTACACCTACATCCAGTCGCGCTTCTACAGATCACCAGAAGTTATCCTGGGTCTGCCATATGGAACACCAATCGACATGTGGAGTCTTG GATGTATTCTAGCAGAACTCTATACGGGATATCCACTGTTTCCCGGAGAAAATGAAGCCGAACAATTGGCATGTATTATGGAAGTGTTAGGTGTACCTCCAGAAGATTTGATTAATCAAGCAACAAGAAAACGCTTGTTTTTCG ATTCACGTGGAAGCCCACGAAGTGTCATCAACTCCAAGGGAAGGAAGAGGAAGCCTGGAACCAAGACCCTTGCTTCTGCTCTTCGCTGTAGTGATAGTTTGTTCATAGATTTTGTCAGCAGATGCCTAGA GTGGGACTATACAAAGAGAATGACTCCTGAGGAGGCAGCGAAGCATGAATGGCTGCAACCGAGTGGATCATCCTCCTACAATCACTCCAAGGCGATGAATCGTGAAGCACAGCAGCAGTCTCAGGAAGTTGATACATCTGTGAGTGATAATCAACCGACTGCAGTCGTAGCACAGACCTTTCAGCAGCCAAAGTACCAGAGAACTCTACCCCAGACTCCCAATAATACAACGTTGCCAGAGATTAAGACGCCATCAATGAAGGGCGCCCTAAAGACACAACGAGAGAGATTCAAAG GGCTCACATCGTCCACGACTGATCTCGATAGTGTCGCATCAGCAGCTCAGGCCCATGGTCAGGCACATGGTCCTGCGTATTCCCTGCATCGACTCTACAATTCACGCAAATCCACAACTAATGCCACCCAGAGCAGTGCCAAGTACAGCGGGATGTCGCATTCGCAGAGTACGGGCGACGTTACTGCTATGTTTGGGAGAGCTTGA
- the LOC129807052 gene encoding dual specificity tyrosine-phosphorylation-regulated kinase 2 isoform X2, whose protein sequence is MLDREPVQIDNDKCRRDREVRLSGSRIDLSALCGGPRGGRNGTTDALGNSLPPLSPQSNNNPSPTDHLESKSIPMTPSEVLELYNSRLTDYERQEVEKYPEIWYLGLDACKINAKPGTALNCGYDYDNGSYNKVVHDHICYRYEILEVIGKGSFGQVIRALDHKTNQHVAIKIIRNKKRFHHQALVEVKILDELRKKDKDGSHNVIHMLDYFYFRNHLCISFELMSLNLYELIKKNNYQGFSLSLIRRFCNSIIKCLRLLYQENIIHCDLKPENVLLKQRGSSSIKVIDFGSSCYAHRKVYTYIQSRFYRSPEVILGLPYGTPIDMWSLGCILAELYTGYPLFPGENEAEQLACIMEVLGVPPEDLINQATRKRLFFDSRGSPRSVINSKGRKRKPGTKTLASALRCSDSLFIDFVSRCLEWDYTKRMTPEEAAKHEWLQPSGSSSYNHSKAMNREAQQQSQEVDTSVSDNQPTAVVAQTFQQPKYQRTLPQTPNNTTLPEIKTPSMKGALKTQRERFKGLTSSTTDLDSVASAAQAHGQAHGPAYSLHRLYNSRKSTTNATQSSAKYSGMSHSQSTGDVTAMFGRA, encoded by the exons GTGCAAATAGACAATGACAAGTGTCGAAGGGATCGTGAGGTGCGTTTGTCGGGATCAAGAATTGATCTATCTGCCCTCTGTGGAGGCCCTAGAGGTGGTCGCAATGGCACAACAGATGCATTGGGAAACTCTCTTCCGCCTCTTAGTCCACAGAGCAACAACAATCCATCACCCACTGACCATCTGGAGTCTAAGTCAATTCCCATGACACCCTCAG AGGTGTTGGAATTGTACAACAGCCGACTGACAGACTATGAAAGACAGGAAGTagaaaaatatcctgaaatttGGTATCTTGGCTTGGATGCGTGCAAAATCAATGCAAAACCAGGAACAGCACTGAATTGTGGATATGACTATGACAATGGCAGCTACAATAAG GTTGTACATGATCATATCTGCTACCGATATGAAATTTTAGAGGTGATCGGCAAAGGCAGTTTCGGCCAGGTTATCCGGGCATTAGATCACAAAACCAATCAGCATGTAGCTATCAAAATTATAAGGAATAAGAAGAGATTTCATCATCAAGCCTTGGTGGAAGTCAAAATTCTCGATGAATTGCGAAAGAAAGA cAAGGACGGATCTCATAATGTTATACACATGCTGGATTACTTCTATTTCCGGAATCACCTCTGTATCAGCTTTGAATTGATGAG CCTAAATTTGTACGAACTGATCAAGAAGAATAACTATCAAGGATTCAGTTTGAGCTTGATAAGAAGATTTTGCAATTCAATAATCAAATGCCTGAGACTCTTGTACcaagaaaatattattcattgtgATCTCAAACCG GAAAATGTTCTACTGAAGCAACGAGGAAGTAGTTCTATTAAGGTTATTGACTTTGGAAGCTCTTGCTATGCACACCGAAAAGTTTACACCTACATCCAGTCGCGCTTCTACAGATCACCAGAAGTTATCCTGGGTCTGCCATATGGAACACCAATCGACATGTGGAGTCTTG GATGTATTCTAGCAGAACTCTATACGGGATATCCACTGTTTCCCGGAGAAAATGAAGCCGAACAATTGGCATGTATTATGGAAGTGTTAGGTGTACCTCCAGAAGATTTGATTAATCAAGCAACAAGAAAACGCTTGTTTTTCG ATTCACGTGGAAGCCCACGAAGTGTCATCAACTCCAAGGGAAGGAAGAGGAAGCCTGGAACCAAGACCCTTGCTTCTGCTCTTCGCTGTAGTGATAGTTTGTTCATAGATTTTGTCAGCAGATGCCTAGA GTGGGACTATACAAAGAGAATGACTCCTGAGGAGGCAGCGAAGCATGAATGGCTGCAACCGAGTGGATCATCCTCCTACAATCACTCCAAGGCGATGAATCGTGAAGCACAGCAGCAGTCTCAGGAAGTTGATACATCTGTGAGTGATAATCAACCGACTGCAGTCGTAGCACAGACCTTTCAGCAGCCAAAGTACCAGAGAACTCTACCCCAGACTCCCAATAATACAACGTTGCCAGAGATTAAGACGCCATCAATGAAGGGCGCCCTAAAGACACAACGAGAGAGATTCAAAG GGCTCACATCGTCCACGACTGATCTCGATAGTGTCGCATCAGCAGCTCAGGCCCATGGTCAGGCACATGGTCCTGCGTATTCCCTGCATCGACTCTACAATTCACGCAAATCCACAACTAATGCCACCCAGAGCAGTGCCAAGTACAGCGGGATGTCGCATTCGCAGAGTACGGGCGACGTTACTGCTATGTTTGGGAGAGCTTGA